In Capsicum annuum cultivar UCD-10X-F1 chromosome 11, UCD10Xv1.1, whole genome shotgun sequence, one genomic interval encodes:
- the LOC107852756 gene encoding ASC1-like protein, with amino-acid sequence MGILEGSFLNWEYESYPSYGDFAVLPLFALFFPTVRFCLDRFVFEKVARRLIFGKGQEVIENETDERRKKIRKFKESAWKCIYFLSAEVFALVVTYNEPWFTNTKYFWVGPGDQVWPDQMYKTKLKALYMYAGGFYAYSIFALIFWETRRSDFGVSMSHHVATAILIALSYNIRFARVGSVVLAIHDASDVFLEIGKMSKYSGAEALASSAFILFVLSWIILRLIYYPFWVLWSTSYEVLQTLDKEKHKVDGPIYYYLFNSLLFCLLVLHIYWWVLMYRMLVRQIKARGQLSDDVRSDSEDEHED; translated from the exons atgggtattCTTGAAGGGAGTTTTCTTAATTGGGAATATGAATCTTACCCATCATATGGAGATTTTGCTGTTCTTCCTTTGTTTGCTCTCTTCTTTCCTACTGTCAGATTTTGCCTTGATAGATTTGTTTTTGag AAAGTGGCCAGAAGGTTAATATTTGGGAAAGGACAAGAAGTGATCGAAAATGAGACTGATGAACGGAGGAAAAAGATACGAAAATTCAAAGAATCAGCATGGAAATGTATATATTTTCTCTCTGCTGAAGTGTTTGCACTTGTGGTGACCTACAATGAGCCTTGGTTTACAAATACCAAATACTTTTGGGTAGGGCCTGGTGATCAGGTCTGGCCCGATCAGATGTACAA GACCAAACTGAAGGCACTTTATATGTATGCCGGCGGGTTCTATGCATATTCAATATTTGCTCTAATATTTTGGGAGACAAGGCGCTCTGACTTTGGAGTTTCAATGAGTCATCATGTTGCCACTGCAATTCTTATTGCTCTATCCTATAATATCAG GTTTGCACGTGTCGGTTCAGTAGTTTTAGCCATTCATGATGCCAGTGATGTATTCCTCGAAATCGGAAAGATGTCCAAATACAGTGGTGCAGAAGCTCTTGCTAGCTCTGcatttattctttttgttttatcCTGGATTATACTTCGCCTCATATACTACCCATTCTGGGTTCTTTGGAGTACAAG TTATGAAGTTCTCCAGACCCTGGATAAGGAGAAGCACAAAGTGGACGGACCAATCTATTACTATCTCTTCAATTCTCTTCTATTTTGCTTGCTGGTTCTTCATATATATTGGTGGGTGTTGATGTACCGGATGCTTGTTAGACAAATCAAAGCGAGGGGCCAACTGAGTGACGACGTTCGTTCTG ATTCTGAAGACGAGCATGAAGATTGA
- the LOC107852761 gene encoding protein SOB FIVE-LIKE 1, which translates to MEDMSKEECNSNESGWTMYIGSSYCDYNQGDDDDDNEGTPRKGYKNADDGGSDDSMTSDASSGPSHQGVCTNIEQSYGKYEIKHAEKDTRKFSSKEQQKLAKKKLSDKNTKAAKEDSGHKAKSGKGYGYCRSTTRGKHAN; encoded by the exons ATGGAGGATATGAGTAAAG AAGAATGCAACAGCAATGAGTCTGGTTGGACGATGTATATCGGTTCATCTTACTGTGATTATAATCAAGGAGACGATGACGATGACAATGAAGGAACTCCAAGGAAAGGATACAAAAATGCTGATGATGGTGGGAGTGACGACTCCATGACTTCGGATGCTTCATCTGGTCCAAGTCATCAAGGAGTATGTACAAACATAGAGCAAAGTTATGGGAAGTATGAAATCAAGCATGCAGAAAAAGACACCAGGAAGTTCTCAAGCAAGGAACAACAGAAACTGGCAAAGAAGAAATTGTCTGATAAGAATACAAAAGCAGCGAAAGAAGATTCAGGTCATAAAGCAAAGAGTGGCAAAGGTTATGGCTATTGCAGATCAACGACAAGAGGAAAGCATGCGAATTAA
- the LOC107852749 gene encoding 6-phosphogluconate dehydrogenase, decarboxylating 2 isoform X2, with protein MAATPTRIGLAGLAVMGQNLALNIAEKGFPISVYNRTTSKVDETVERAKKEGNLPLYGFHDPESFVLSIQKPRVIIILVKAGAPVDQTIKTLSSYMEKGDCIIDGGNEWYENTERREKEVAELGLLYLGMGVSGGEEGARNGPSLMPGGSFEAYKNIEDILLKVAAQVPDSGPCVTYIGKGGSGNFVKMVHNGIEYGDMQLIAEAYDVLKSVGKLSNDELHQAFSEWNKGELLSFLIEITADIFGIKDDKADGYLVDKVLDKTGMKGTGKWTVQQAAELSVAAPTIASSLDSRFLSGLKDERVQAAKVFKSCGVSDILVEQSVDKKQLIDDVRKALYASKICSYAQGMNLIRAKSAEKGWGLKLGELARIWKGGCIIRAIFLDRIKQAYDRNADLANLLVDEEFAKEVVERQSAWRRVVCLAINSGISTPGMSSSLAYFDTYRRERLPANLVQAQRDYFGAHTYERADLSGSFHTEWFKIAKQSKI; from the coding sequence ATGGCTGCTACCCCAACAAGAATTGGTCTAGCTGGCCTTGCTGTTATGGGCCAAAATCTTGCTCTTAATATTGCTGAGAAAGGATTCCCCATATCTGTTTACAACCGAACCACTTCAAAAGTTGATGAGACTGTTGAACGAGCTAAAAAGGAAGGAAATCTCCCTCTCTATGGCTTTCATGACCCTGAGTCCTTTGTCCTCTCTATCCAAAAGCCTCGCGTCATAATCATTCTTGTCAAGGCTGGAGCACCAGTTGATCAGACCATCAAAACCCTATCTTCTTACATGGAGAAAGGAGACTGTATCATTGATGGTGGCAACGAATGGTATGAGAACACAGAGAGGAGAGAGAAAGAAGTGGCTGAGTTAGGTCTTCTGTATCTAGGGATGGGAGTTTCAGGTGGTGAAGAGGGTGCTCGAAATGGACCGTCACTGATGCCTGGAGGCTCTTTTGAAGCCTACAAAAACATAGAAGATATCTTACTAAAAGTCGCTGCTCAAGTTCCTGATAGTGGACCTTGTGTTACATACATTGGCAAAGGTGGTTCTGGAAATTTTGTTAAGATGGTTCACAATGGAATTGAGTATGGTGATATGCAGCTGATTGCAGAGGCTTATGACGTTCTGAAATCTGTTGGGAAGCTCTCTAATGATGAATTGCATCAAGCTTTCTCAGAATGGAACAAAGGGGAGCTTCTGAGCTTCTTGATTGAAATTACAGCCGATATATTTGGAATCAAGGATGACAAAGCAGATGGATATTTGGTAGACAAGGTTTTAGACAAGACTGGAATGAAAGGTACGGGTAAATGGACCGTTCAGCAAGCTGCTGAACTGTCAGTTGCTGCTCCTACAATAGCCTCGTCCTTGGATTCAAGATTCCTTAGTGGATTGAAGGATGAAAGGGTGCAAGCAGCCAAAGTTTTCAAATCTTGTGGGGTCAGCGACATCCTTGTTGAACAGTCTGTTGATAAGAAGCAATTGATTGACGATGTCAGAAAAGCACTCTATGCTTCGAAAATATGTAGCTATGCTCAGGGAATGAATTTGATAAGGGCAAAAAGTGCTGAGAAGGGATGGGGCTTGAAACTAGGGGAGCTTGCTAGGATTTGGAAAGGTGGCTGCATTATTCGTGCTATATTTTTGGATCGTATTAAGCAAGCTTATGACAGAAATGCAGATCTCGCTAACCTGCTTGTGGATGAAGAGTTCGCAAAGGAGGTAGTTGAACGCCAGTCTGCCTGGAGAAGAGTGGTCTGCCTAGCTATAAATTCGGGTATTAGCACACCTGGCATGTCTTCAAGTCTTGCTTACTTCGACACGTACAGGAGGGAAAGGCTTCCTGCAAATTTAGTCCAAGCTCAAAGGGATTACTTTGGTGCTCATACTTATGAGAGGGCTGATTTGTCAGGGTCATTTCACACTGAGTGGTTCAAGATTGCCAAACAGTCGAAGATCTGA
- the LOC107852749 gene encoding 6-phosphogluconate dehydrogenase, decarboxylating 2 isoform X1, producing MRRINIKLIIYTMAATPTRIGLAGLAVMGQNLALNIAEKGFPISVYNRTTSKVDETVERAKKEGNLPLYGFHDPESFVLSIQKPRVIIILVKAGAPVDQTIKTLSSYMEKGDCIIDGGNEWYENTERREKEVAELGLLYLGMGVSGGEEGARNGPSLMPGGSFEAYKNIEDILLKVAAQVPDSGPCVTYIGKGGSGNFVKMVHNGIEYGDMQLIAEAYDVLKSVGKLSNDELHQAFSEWNKGELLSFLIEITADIFGIKDDKADGYLVDKVLDKTGMKGTGKWTVQQAAELSVAAPTIASSLDSRFLSGLKDERVQAAKVFKSCGVSDILVEQSVDKKQLIDDVRKALYASKICSYAQGMNLIRAKSAEKGWGLKLGELARIWKGGCIIRAIFLDRIKQAYDRNADLANLLVDEEFAKEVVERQSAWRRVVCLAINSGISTPGMSSSLAYFDTYRRERLPANLVQAQRDYFGAHTYERADLSGSFHTEWFKIAKQSKI from the exons ATGAGAAGAATCAACATTAAACTTATA ATATACACCATGGCTGCTACCCCAACAAGAATTGGTCTAGCTGGCCTTGCTGTTATGGGCCAAAATCTTGCTCTTAATATTGCTGAGAAAGGATTCCCCATATCTGTTTACAACCGAACCACTTCAAAAGTTGATGAGACTGTTGAACGAGCTAAAAAGGAAGGAAATCTCCCTCTCTATGGCTTTCATGACCCTGAGTCCTTTGTCCTCTCTATCCAAAAGCCTCGCGTCATAATCATTCTTGTCAAGGCTGGAGCACCAGTTGATCAGACCATCAAAACCCTATCTTCTTACATGGAGAAAGGAGACTGTATCATTGATGGTGGCAACGAATGGTATGAGAACACAGAGAGGAGAGAGAAAGAAGTGGCTGAGTTAGGTCTTCTGTATCTAGGGATGGGAGTTTCAGGTGGTGAAGAGGGTGCTCGAAATGGACCGTCACTGATGCCTGGAGGCTCTTTTGAAGCCTACAAAAACATAGAAGATATCTTACTAAAAGTCGCTGCTCAAGTTCCTGATAGTGGACCTTGTGTTACATACATTGGCAAAGGTGGTTCTGGAAATTTTGTTAAGATGGTTCACAATGGAATTGAGTATGGTGATATGCAGCTGATTGCAGAGGCTTATGACGTTCTGAAATCTGTTGGGAAGCTCTCTAATGATGAATTGCATCAAGCTTTCTCAGAATGGAACAAAGGGGAGCTTCTGAGCTTCTTGATTGAAATTACAGCCGATATATTTGGAATCAAGGATGACAAAGCAGATGGATATTTGGTAGACAAGGTTTTAGACAAGACTGGAATGAAAGGTACGGGTAAATGGACCGTTCAGCAAGCTGCTGAACTGTCAGTTGCTGCTCCTACAATAGCCTCGTCCTTGGATTCAAGATTCCTTAGTGGATTGAAGGATGAAAGGGTGCAAGCAGCCAAAGTTTTCAAATCTTGTGGGGTCAGCGACATCCTTGTTGAACAGTCTGTTGATAAGAAGCAATTGATTGACGATGTCAGAAAAGCACTCTATGCTTCGAAAATATGTAGCTATGCTCAGGGAATGAATTTGATAAGGGCAAAAAGTGCTGAGAAGGGATGGGGCTTGAAACTAGGGGAGCTTGCTAGGATTTGGAAAGGTGGCTGCATTATTCGTGCTATATTTTTGGATCGTATTAAGCAAGCTTATGACAGAAATGCAGATCTCGCTAACCTGCTTGTGGATGAAGAGTTCGCAAAGGAGGTAGTTGAACGCCAGTCTGCCTGGAGAAGAGTGGTCTGCCTAGCTATAAATTCGGGTATTAGCACACCTGGCATGTCTTCAAGTCTTGCTTACTTCGACACGTACAGGAGGGAAAGGCTTCCTGCAAATTTAGTCCAAGCTCAAAGGGATTACTTTGGTGCTCATACTTATGAGAGGGCTGATTTGTCAGGGTCATTTCACACTGAGTGGTTCAAGATTGCCAAACAGTCGAAGATCTGA